A region from the Phycodurus eques isolate BA_2022a chromosome 12, UOR_Pequ_1.1, whole genome shotgun sequence genome encodes:
- the LOC133410699 gene encoding oocyte zinc finger protein XlCOF8.4-like translates to MCAQSVKEEYEEELWRTKENERPRQPLRAVFETPQVVLHGADVGKADLYPEQREWNSWLEQEEPERPHIKEEDEEEEEEAPPIKEEEEEHSISQEGEKIQGLEEANIIKLILTGVHVKSEDEDDNKHSDRDHSLLAPLSDFEGLTSDTDKPLDCSVCGERFSQMEHFEAHTRTHDVEKHFACSFCGKRFSLKGNLRRHTRIHTGEKPFACSVCDKTFTRKGHLEKHARIHPVEESSALSVYGNILTQEGNLETQKQTHVVEEPFACSVCGQTFARKTSLLRHIRTHTGERPFSCSVCGKSFTMNSDLTRHRKTHTGAKPFACSVCGKKYTWNKDLIRHSRTHTGEKPFACAICNKRFSMKIDLIQHTKTHTGEKPFACSVCGKRFTMKSDLMRHKRTHSRKKSFMGSVCNVSSGLEDLRPEQQDLSARVKQPKLEPPHIKEEGDDITKLPSTFVPLKSDENRGAEPPGSSSSRHMTTEDDADQCGGSQAESLLAPLSDSDDITSHSSDFNDDKHSKSDMIHPTDSKRSKCSQCDKTFVSKSTLKRHMRSHTGEKPFACSFCGKRFTGKTNLITHTSKHTGEKPFACSVCGERFTYKEQLGRHAITHTGEKHFACSVCDKIFTWKVDFNRHTRTHSGERPFACSVCDKTFNRKSSLMRHTRTHTGERPFACSVCGQRFTQKAHLRTHASTHSGSPRRHLLPTQCAT, encoded by the exons ATGTGTGCACAAAGTGTGAAAgaagagtacgaggaggaactttggcGAACAAAAGAGAACGAGAGACCTCGTCAACCGCTGCGTGCTGTTTTCGAGACGCCGCAAGTTGTGTTGCACGGAGCAG ACGTCGGTAAAGCAGATCTTTATCCTGAGCAGCGGGAGTGGAACTCTTGGTTGGAGCAGGAGGAGCCAGAGCGCCCCCACAttaaagaagaagatgaagaagaagaggaggaggccccTCCCattaaagaagaagaggaggaacacAGCATCAGCCAGGAGGGAGAGAAGATTCAAGGATTGGAGGAGGCCAATATCATCAAATTGATATTGACTGGTGTCCatgtgaagagtgaagatgaagatgataaTAAACACAGTGATCGAGACCACAGCCTCTTAGCGCCACTATCTGATTTTGAAGGCTTAACATCTGACACCGATAAACCTTTGgactgctcagtttgtggggaAAGATTCAGCCAAATGGAACACTTTGaagcacacacaagaacacacgaTGTGGAGAAACATTTTGCCTGCTCATTTTGTGGTAAAAGGTTCTCTTTAAAGGGAAACTTAAGAAGACACACAAGAATACACAcgggggagaaaccttttgcctgctcggtTTGTGATAAAACATTCACACGGAAGGGACACTtggaaaaacatgcaagaaTACACCCTGTGGAAGAATCTTCTGCCCTCTCAGTTTATGGTAATATACTCACTCAGGAGGGAAACttggaaacacaaaaacaaacgcaCGTTGTGGAGgaaccttttgcctgttcagtttgtggtcaaacattTGCCAGAAAGACAAGTTTATTACGACACAtaagaacgcacactggggagagacctttttcctgctcggtttgtggtaaaagtttcaccatgaattcagatttaacaagacacagaaaaacacacactggagccaaaccttttgcctgttctGTTTGTGGTAAAAAATACACTTGGAATAAAGATTTAATAAGGCACTCAAGAACAcatactggggagaaaccttttgcttgcGCAATTTGTAATAAAAGATTCTCTATGAAGATAGATTTAATacagcacacaaaaacacacacgggggagaaaccttttgcctgctcagtttgtggcaaaaGATTCACCATGAAGTCAGATTTAATGAGGCACAAAAGAACACACTCTAGAAAGAAATCTTTTATGGGTTCAGTCTGTAATGTTAGTTCAGGATTGGAAGATCTTCGTCCTGAGCAGCAGGACTTGAGTGCCAGGGTAAAGCAGCCGAAGCTAGAGCCCccccacattaaagaggaagggGACGACATCACCAAGTTGCCATCGACTtttgtccctttgaagagtgacgagaacagaggggcggagcctccgGGCTCCAGCTCAAGTCGACATATGACAACAGAAGATGATGCGGACCaatgtggaggatcacaagcagaaaGCCTCCtagctccactatcagatagcGACGACATAACATCACACTCCTCAGACTTCAATGATGATAAACACTCGAAAAGTGATATGATACATCCCACTGACAGCAAACGCAgcaaatgttctcagtgtgacaAAACGTTTGTCAGCAAGTCAACATTGAAAAGACACATGAGatcacacactggggagaaaccttttgcctgttcattttgtggtaaaagattcactgGGAAGACAAATTTAATAACACACACAAGTAAAcatactggggagaaaccttttgcctgctcagtctgCGGTGAAAGATTCACTTACAAGGAACAATTGGGAAGACATGCAataacacacactggagagaaacatttcgcctgctcagtttgtgataAGATATTTACCTGGAAAGTAGATTTTAACcggcacacaagaacacacagtGGGGAGAGACCCTTTGCCTGCTCGGTTTGCGATAAAACATTCAATAGGAAGTCAAGTTTAATGaggcacacaagaacacacactggggagagaCCCTttgcttgctcagtttgtggccaaagattcactcagaaggcaCATTTAAGAACACATGCAAGTACACACTCTGGTTCTCCCCGGCGTCACCTTTTGCCTACTCAATGTGCAACTTAA